From a single Vibrio sp. BS-M-Sm-2 genomic region:
- the codB gene encoding cytosine permease: protein MAADNNYSLGPVPTSARKGVASLTMVMLGLTFFSASMWTGGSLGTGLSFNDFFLAVLIGNLILGIYTSFLGYIGSSTGLSTHLLARFSFGTKGSWLPSALLGGTQVGWFGVGVAMFAIPVQKATGIDTNTLIIVSGLLMTGTVYFGIKALMVLSAVAVPAIAILGGYSVLTAVDSVGGLEQLQLIKPETPMDFSMALAMVVGSFVSAGTLTADFVRFGKKPASAVLITMVAFFIGNSLMFIFGAAGAAATGQADISDVMIAQGLLLPAIIVLGLNIWTTNENALYASGLGLSNITGRSSTTMSIINGIIGTIFALWLYNNFVGWLTFLSLAIPPIGGVIIADFFANRKRYKDFANAEFQTVNWAGIIAVATGVAAGHFLPGVVPLNAVLGGAISYLVLNPLLNKKALKSQAA from the coding sequence ATGGCTGCTGATAATAACTACAGTCTAGGGCCGGTTCCTACATCGGCTAGGAAAGGAGTCGCTTCACTCACCATGGTAATGCTTGGGCTCACTTTCTTCTCTGCAAGTATGTGGACCGGTGGTTCACTCGGGACAGGCCTTTCATTCAACGATTTCTTCCTCGCCGTTCTCATCGGTAACCTAATTCTCGGTATTTACACTTCTTTTCTTGGCTACATCGGCTCATCTACTGGCCTCTCTACTCACCTTCTAGCTCGTTTCTCTTTCGGTACCAAAGGCTCATGGCTCCCTTCTGCTCTACTTGGCGGTACACAAGTCGGTTGGTTTGGAGTAGGTGTGGCAATGTTCGCGATTCCAGTACAAAAAGCGACTGGCATTGATACCAATACCCTGATTATAGTATCTGGCTTACTAATGACTGGAACCGTGTACTTCGGTATCAAAGCGCTCATGGTGCTTTCGGCGGTCGCCGTTCCTGCCATTGCCATTCTTGGTGGTTACTCAGTATTAACAGCAGTAGATAGCGTTGGCGGCTTAGAGCAGCTACAACTTATCAAACCAGAAACACCAATGGACTTCTCTATGGCCCTAGCAATGGTTGTCGGTTCGTTTGTAAGTGCGGGTACGTTGACTGCCGATTTCGTTCGCTTTGGTAAAAAGCCAGCAAGCGCAGTATTGATTACTATGGTCGCATTCTTTATCGGTAACTCACTGATGTTCATCTTTGGTGCTGCTGGCGCTGCCGCAACTGGCCAAGCTGACATTTCAGACGTCATGATCGCGCAGGGTCTACTTCTTCCAGCTATCATCGTGCTTGGCTTGAATATCTGGACGACCAATGAAAATGCACTTTATGCATCGGGTCTGGGTTTATCTAACATTACAGGCCGCTCAAGTACTACAATGTCTATCATTAACGGCATTATCGGTACGATTTTTGCGCTTTGGTTATACAACAACTTCGTAGGTTGGTTAACCTTTCTTTCGCTGGCAATCCCACCCATTGGTGGCGTAATCATCGCCGACTTCTTTGCGAATCGTAAACGTTACAAAGATTTTGCAAATGCAGAGTTCCAAACCGTTAACTGGGCTGGCATTATCGCGGTAGCAACAGGCGTAGCCGCTGGTCACTTTCTACCTGGCGTTGTTCCTTTAAACGCAGTATTAGGCGGTGCAATCAGTTACCTCGTGCTCAATCCTCTATTGAATAAAAAAGCTCTGAAATCTCAGGCCGCTTAA
- a CDS encoding cytosine deaminase, with protein MTTLLIKNAKLQDQEGLKQILIENGQFSRILDNDAQINHQGDILDAEGGIAVSPFCEPHIHLDTTQTAGEPNWNISGTLFEGIERWAERKELLSIEDVKSRAKQTLKWQIANGVQHVRTHVDVSDPTLVALKAMVEVREEMKEWIDIQIVAFPQEGILSYPNGKELLEEAVKIGADVIGAIPHFEFTREYGVESLHYVFELAHKYNCLIDVHCDEIDDEQSRFVETLAALAHKFEMGEKVTASHTTAMGSYNGAYASRLFRLLKMSGINFVANPLVNIHLQGRFDDYPKRRGVTRVKEMLAANINVCFGHDDVFDPWYPLGTANMLQVLHMGLHVTQVMGYDQINNSLDLISNNSARTLNIQDNYGIEEGKPGSLLILPADNGFDAVRRQVPVQYSVRHGKVIAETQPARTKINLDQTEDINFKR; from the coding sequence ATGACAACCTTATTAATCAAGAACGCGAAACTTCAAGACCAAGAGGGCTTGAAACAAATCCTGATTGAAAATGGTCAATTTTCTCGCATTCTCGATAATGACGCACAAATTAACCATCAAGGTGACATCCTTGATGCTGAAGGTGGCATTGCAGTATCTCCTTTCTGTGAACCGCATATCCACCTAGATACTACTCAAACAGCTGGAGAACCTAACTGGAACATTTCTGGCACTCTGTTTGAAGGTATTGAGCGTTGGGCTGAGCGTAAAGAACTACTATCAATTGAAGACGTAAAGTCTCGTGCGAAGCAAACACTGAAATGGCAAATTGCTAATGGTGTTCAACACGTTCGTACTCACGTTGACGTGTCTGACCCTACCTTAGTTGCATTAAAAGCGATGGTTGAAGTTCGTGAAGAGATGAAAGAGTGGATCGACATTCAGATCGTTGCATTCCCTCAAGAAGGCATTCTTTCATACCCTAATGGCAAAGAGTTACTTGAAGAAGCAGTGAAGATCGGAGCTGATGTGATTGGCGCTATCCCACACTTTGAATTCACTCGCGAATACGGTGTTGAATCGCTGCATTATGTATTTGAACTTGCACATAAATACAACTGCTTGATCGACGTTCACTGTGATGAAATCGACGACGAGCAATCTCGTTTTGTTGAGACACTTGCAGCCCTTGCTCATAAATTTGAAATGGGCGAAAAGGTCACCGCTAGCCACACTACTGCGATGGGTTCATACAACGGTGCTTATGCCTCTCGCCTATTCCGTCTATTGAAGATGTCTGGTATCAACTTTGTTGCGAACCCGTTAGTGAACATTCACTTACAGGGTCGCTTTGATGATTATCCAAAACGTCGTGGCGTGACACGAGTTAAAGAGATGCTAGCGGCAAACATCAATGTGTGTTTCGGCCACGATGATGTGTTTGACCCATGGTACCCACTAGGTACAGCGAACATGCTTCAGGTACTACATATGGGGCTGCATGTAACACAAGTGATGGGCTACGACCAAATCAACAACTCGCTTGATCTGATCAGTAATAACTCCGCTCGCACGCTGAACATCCAAGACAACTACGGTATTGAAGAAGGTAAGCCTGGTAGCCTACTGATTCTTCCTGCTGACAATGGCTTTGATGCAGTACGTCGCCAGGTACCAGTGCAGTACTCTGTGCGTCACGGTAAGGTGATTGCAGAGACTCAACCAGCTAGAACAAAAATTAACTTAGATCAGACTGAAGATATCAACTTTAAGCGTTAA
- a CDS encoding cold-shock protein yields MSNTNTGTVKWFNEEKGFGFISQDNGGADVFVHFRAIASEGFKTLKEGQKVSFEVENGQKGLQAANVVAQ; encoded by the coding sequence ATGTCTAACACAAATACTGGCACTGTAAAATGGTTTAACGAAGAGAAAGGTTTCGGTTTCATTTCTCAAGACAACGGCGGTGCTGACGTATTCGTACACTTCCGTGCAATCGCTTCTGAAGGCTTCAAAACTCTGAAAGAAGGCCAAAAGGTTTCTTTCGAAGTTGAAAACGGTCAAAAAGGCCTACAAGCAGCAAACGTTGTTGCTCAATAA
- a CDS encoding GGDEF domain-containing protein, with protein sequence MNKDEFQKSTANLKKAVPLMMKNRVSTTPANYALWYTYVDNAIPQLTQDMDGVLEHYGICPPAVGEQLYNNYVASKSETNINDLRANLELLVSEVSNSMNDTLTDTSAFSDMIDKSFEDLARVDNESLSIDEVMSLVRQLVSESRHIRHSTQFLNSQLNSATSEITKLKSQLVEVQKDALFDSTTTLYNRRSFDRDMETLCEAQQSLCLILLDIDHFKNFNDTYGHLFGDMVLKGIARKLKLSCREGISAYRFGGEEFALIVPNKSLRIARQLADTNRRSLEKLSIKDRRSGEQVGSITASFGVAELEPGESAQSLIERADKLLYEAKSLGRNRVMPL encoded by the coding sequence ATGAACAAAGACGAATTTCAGAAATCCACCGCAAATCTAAAAAAAGCGGTGCCTCTTATGATGAAAAACAGGGTGTCTACTACACCTGCAAATTACGCACTTTGGTACACCTATGTCGATAACGCTATCCCACAGCTGACTCAAGACATGGACGGTGTTTTAGAACACTACGGTATTTGCCCTCCAGCCGTTGGTGAGCAGCTATATAACAATTATGTTGCGAGCAAATCCGAAACAAATATCAATGACCTTCGCGCTAATTTGGAACTGTTAGTTTCTGAAGTTTCGAATTCGATGAACGACACCCTGACCGACACCTCTGCATTTTCTGACATGATCGATAAAAGCTTTGAAGATTTAGCTCGTGTTGATAATGAAAGTTTATCGATCGATGAAGTCATGTCTTTGGTTCGTCAACTGGTTTCTGAATCACGTCACATTCGTCACTCCACTCAGTTTTTAAACTCTCAGCTAAACTCTGCAACGTCAGAAATCACCAAGCTTAAAAGCCAGCTGGTAGAAGTTCAGAAAGATGCACTCTTTGATAGCACTACGACACTCTATAACCGACGCTCTTTCGATCGAGATATGGAAACCTTGTGCGAAGCGCAGCAATCTTTGTGTTTGATTCTTCTCGATATCGACCATTTTAAAAACTTCAACGACACCTATGGCCACTTGTTTGGCGATATGGTTCTTAAAGGAATTGCTCGTAAGCTGAAGCTAAGTTGCCGAGAAGGTATCTCTGCTTATCGATTTGGCGGTGAGGAGTTCGCACTCATAGTGCCAAACAAGTCTTTGCGTATTGCCCGTCAGCTCGCAGATACCAATCGTCGATCTCTTGAAAAGCTGTCAATTAAAGATCGCCGCAGTGGTGAACAAGTCGGCAGCATCACCGCATCGTTTGGGGTTGCTGAACTTGAACCCGGCGAATCAGCACAATCGTTGATCGAACGTGCAGATAAACTGCTTTACGAAGCAAAATCACTTGGTCGCAATCGAGTCATGCCTCTTTAG
- a CDS encoding DUF3612 domain-containing protein produces the protein MNFTNMALSKSLVRQSHFLGTKIRNLRKRNHLTMEDLSARCIRINPEYAPSVSYLSMIERGKRVPSIDMLEVIAQVFQKNPTWFLDDESEQQAIAPDKGNRGGISGMALEPSFLFSNDILQIAIPEMLSQTGISGRQFAHLLIRAHQESNQNHFPDLERAAEEVGLKRLNLSVEDLIDIARSLGINIRWVTRTPQDVVDELGINAKQLVTSFFEPPGTIFLNEILKEYPTRLKYDLSVYIGHCILHSKEGLKSVLSVGNNNTWDDNQVSGSSQLNSQDILQAWRDFESSFFAGALLCPKVPFRQLLDRTGYEIDVHKRAGVSPSVAMRRMTVVSPYPHWHYFDAYGPGKLKAVYRGNGIPLPWGNMRTVADPCQHWAVFRRLSEPRAGSSAQISILNVGDEPRIYCCESINMTDPAGNNRVLCAGIDLNPAIDAQGGNSRDIAEQLKASCVNNGGSVAIPRNIKKDLTTIAKILNINWIERGIETEARLICSRGGECPRQPSCYSKCGE, from the coding sequence GTGAATTTTACAAATATGGCCTTGTCAAAAAGTTTAGTTCGTCAGTCACATTTCCTAGGTACGAAAATACGTAACCTTCGAAAACGTAACCATTTAACGATGGAAGACCTGTCTGCGCGTTGTATTAGGATCAACCCAGAATACGCACCTTCCGTTTCTTACCTTTCAATGATTGAGCGTGGAAAGCGGGTCCCAAGCATCGATATGCTAGAAGTGATTGCCCAGGTCTTTCAGAAAAACCCAACGTGGTTCCTCGACGATGAATCGGAACAACAAGCCATTGCACCTGATAAAGGAAATCGGGGTGGAATAAGTGGCATGGCACTCGAACCGAGCTTCCTTTTTTCCAACGACATTCTTCAAATCGCGATTCCTGAGATGCTTTCGCAAACGGGAATCTCCGGTCGCCAGTTTGCGCATCTATTGATTCGGGCACACCAAGAGAGCAACCAGAACCACTTCCCTGACCTTGAGCGAGCTGCAGAAGAAGTTGGTCTAAAACGTCTTAACCTCAGCGTAGAAGACCTCATAGACATCGCTAGAAGCCTAGGAATCAACATCCGCTGGGTTACACGGACACCTCAAGACGTAGTCGACGAGCTAGGAATTAATGCCAAGCAACTGGTTACTTCATTTTTTGAGCCTCCCGGTACTATCTTCTTAAACGAAATTCTCAAGGAATACCCAACTCGTCTAAAATACGACCTCTCGGTTTATATCGGCCATTGCATTCTGCACAGCAAAGAGGGGCTAAAAAGTGTGTTGTCGGTAGGTAACAACAATACATGGGACGACAACCAAGTTTCAGGCTCTTCTCAGCTGAACTCTCAAGACATTCTTCAAGCATGGCGTGACTTCGAATCTAGCTTCTTTGCCGGAGCACTGCTGTGTCCGAAAGTCCCATTTAGACAGTTACTCGACCGCACTGGTTACGAAATCGACGTTCACAAAAGAGCAGGGGTTTCCCCCTCTGTTGCAATGCGCCGAATGACAGTAGTATCGCCCTACCCTCACTGGCATTACTTTGATGCTTACGGGCCTGGGAAGCTCAAGGCGGTATACCGCGGGAACGGGATTCCACTGCCTTGGGGAAATATGAGAACGGTCGCTGATCCATGTCAACATTGGGCTGTGTTCCGTCGATTATCGGAGCCTCGAGCGGGAAGCTCGGCTCAAATCTCCATTTTAAATGTGGGAGACGAGCCAAGAATCTACTGCTGTGAATCCATCAATATGACGGATCCCGCGGGTAACAATCGTGTGTTGTGTGCTGGTATAGATCTCAACCCTGCGATTGATGCTCAAGGCGGTAATTCAAGAGACATAGCAGAGCAGCTAAAAGCATCATGTGTTAACAACGGTGGCTCTGTGGCAATCCCGCGCAACATCAAGAAAGATCTCACGACAATAGCCAAGATTCTAAATATAAATTGGATTGAACGTGGGATAGAGACAGAGGCAAGGCTTATCTGCTCCAGAGGTGGAGAATGCCCTCGCCAACCAAGCTGTTATTCGAAGTGTGGTGAGTAA
- a CDS encoding DEAD/DEAH box helicase, with amino-acid sequence MSFTSLGLSEPILKAIEAQGYDKPSPIQEKAVPAVLTGKDVMAAAQTGTGKTAGFTLPILEMLSKGPRVRQNQVRALVLTPTRELAAQVNGSVVKYGINLPLTSTVVFGGVKINPQMQKLRKGSDVLVATPGRLLDLYNQNAVRFDQLEILVLDEADRMLDMGFIRDIRKILAFLPKKRQNLLFSATFSDDIRSLAKGLVNNPVEISVSPANSTAKTVEQSIYPVDKKKKSAMLAKLIKDNDWRQVLVFSKTKHGANKLARFLEEQDITAAPIHGNKSQGARTKALENFKTGKVRVLVATDIAARGIDIPQLPQVVNFDLPHVSEDYVHRIGRTGRAGEVGKAISLVCADEVGELFGIERLIQQVLERRELEGFSPVNKLPESRLDTRPIKPKKPKKAKQPREHADGQRSGDNARGHKPAGKNKRHVAGNGSAPKRNPTSGKKPTENNSAATGEDKSVRNNGSNFKRGNAGNKPAANNAGKPKKSGYGGSYGPSKSSNKPTGNKPSPSRSRSKPAPQK; translated from the coding sequence ATGAGTTTTACCTCCCTTGGCCTTTCTGAACCGATCCTTAAAGCTATTGAAGCACAAGGTTACGATAAGCCATCACCAATACAAGAGAAAGCCGTGCCAGCTGTCCTAACGGGCAAAGATGTGATGGCCGCTGCTCAAACAGGTACAGGTAAAACTGCAGGCTTCACGCTACCTATTCTTGAAATGTTGTCAAAAGGCCCTCGCGTACGTCAGAACCAAGTACGTGCGCTGGTGTTAACGCCAACTCGTGAGCTTGCTGCGCAAGTAAATGGCAGCGTAGTGAAGTACGGTATTAACTTACCGCTTACCTCTACGGTTGTGTTTGGTGGTGTGAAGATTAACCCTCAGATGCAAAAACTGCGTAAAGGTAGTGATGTGTTGGTGGCGACACCGGGTCGTCTACTTGACCTATATAACCAAAATGCCGTGCGTTTTGACCAACTAGAAATCCTAGTGCTAGATGAAGCTGACCGCATGCTAGACATGGGCTTCATCCGTGACATCCGTAAGATCTTGGCTTTCTTACCTAAGAAACGTCAGAACCTACTGTTCTCAGCGACGTTCTCTGATGATATTCGCAGCTTAGCGAAAGGCTTAGTTAACAATCCTGTTGAGATTTCAGTAAGCCCTGCTAACTCGACGGCAAAAACCGTTGAGCAAAGCATCTACCCAGTAGACAAAAAGAAAAAGAGCGCAATGCTAGCGAAGCTAATCAAAGATAACGATTGGCGACAAGTGTTGGTGTTCAGCAAGACGAAACACGGCGCGAATAAGCTTGCTCGCTTCCTTGAAGAACAAGACATCACTGCTGCACCTATTCATGGTAACAAGAGCCAAGGTGCACGTACTAAAGCCTTAGAGAACTTTAAAACGGGTAAGGTACGAGTACTTGTTGCAACTGATATCGCTGCTCGTGGTATCGATATCCCACAACTGCCCCAAGTAGTTAACTTCGATCTTCCACATGTATCAGAAGACTATGTACACCGTATCGGTCGTACTGGCCGCGCTGGTGAAGTAGGTAAAGCGATTTCACTGGTTTGTGCTGATGAAGTGGGCGAGTTGTTCGGTATTGAACGTCTTATTCAACAAGTACTAGAGCGTCGTGAGCTTGAAGGCTTCTCGCCAGTAAACAAGCTACCAGAATCTCGTTTAGATACACGTCCAATCAAGCCTAAGAAGCCGAAAAAAGCAAAACAGCCACGTGAGCATGCTGATGGTCAACGCTCTGGTGATAACGCTCGTGGACACAAGCCAGCAGGTAAGAATAAGCGTCATGTAGCAGGTAATGGCTCAGCGCCAAAACGTAATCCAACGTCTGGAAAGAAGCCTACTGAAAACAATTCAGCCGCGACTGGTGAAGATAAATCAGTAAGAAACAACGGCAGTAACTTTAAACGCGGTAATGCGGGCAATAAACCTGCTGCAAATAACGCAGGTAAGCCTAAGAAGTCTGGTTACGGTGGTAGCTACGGTCCGAGCAAGTCGTCAAATAAGCCGACAGGCAACAAACCGTCACCGTCTAGAAGCCGCTCTAAGCCAGCTCCTCAGAAGTAG
- a CDS encoding diguanylate cyclase domain-containing protein yields MPSGSSKQWSAKIVSVLFFLAIVGAIEFFHAKQLIFLKNESYSEAKKQLSIIRSRIEVAIVSDMYILNNFSTLVTINPDSEVKNWDKIAENIIQDGFHIRLIALAKDDILNFVYPLEGNEQVLGINYRDHPNQWESVEIARNLGNTFIAGPFELFQGGQALITRTPIFRDPPFNQDYWGVSSAAIGLDELFEDVGIGKIENKYQLAIRGKNSSGKDGAVFYGTQDVFDNAFATEQVSFPYGGWYLALSGNEYVLMDEPWYRIQAVRLVGYSIMLVLAFAFFTIYRLYRIADSRSMHDELTMLPNRRYFMYSLKQAFKTTQKQRARTFAVVNIDLDGFKAINDTYGHAAGDQVLIECANRIRSELRVSDIVARIGGDEFLVLLPRIIDDQHVSSIVTKLRKAMCAAPVVYEAHSIYLRISVGWVIHNNNYNDVDALLKAADEKMYEQKRQVI; encoded by the coding sequence ATGCCAAGTGGTTCTAGCAAGCAGTGGTCTGCCAAAATAGTATCTGTTCTTTTTTTCCTTGCGATAGTTGGCGCGATTGAGTTTTTTCACGCCAAGCAATTAATTTTTCTTAAAAACGAATCGTATTCAGAGGCAAAAAAGCAACTATCCATTATTCGTTCTCGGATTGAAGTCGCGATCGTGTCGGATATGTATATCCTCAATAATTTCTCGACTTTAGTGACCATTAACCCTGATAGTGAAGTGAAAAACTGGGACAAGATTGCTGAGAATATCATTCAAGATGGCTTCCATATTCGACTTATCGCACTCGCCAAAGACGACATTCTAAATTTTGTTTACCCTCTGGAAGGTAATGAGCAGGTTCTAGGTATTAATTATCGCGATCACCCAAACCAATGGGAGTCTGTAGAGATAGCTCGTAATCTTGGCAATACGTTTATTGCGGGTCCCTTTGAGCTGTTTCAAGGAGGGCAAGCCCTTATTACACGTACTCCGATCTTCCGAGATCCGCCTTTCAATCAAGATTACTGGGGTGTATCTAGCGCTGCTATTGGCTTAGACGAGCTGTTTGAAGATGTCGGAATCGGGAAGATCGAGAACAAGTATCAACTTGCGATACGTGGTAAAAACAGTTCAGGTAAAGATGGCGCTGTCTTTTATGGTACTCAGGATGTGTTCGATAATGCGTTTGCCACCGAACAGGTAAGTTTCCCATATGGTGGTTGGTACCTTGCTCTTTCTGGTAACGAATATGTATTGATGGATGAACCTTGGTACCGAATCCAAGCGGTAAGGCTAGTGGGTTATTCCATAATGCTAGTGTTGGCGTTTGCCTTCTTTACGATTTATCGCCTGTACCGTATTGCAGATAGCCGCTCAATGCATGATGAGCTAACGATGTTACCGAATCGTCGATACTTTATGTATAGCCTCAAGCAGGCCTTTAAAACTACTCAAAAACAGCGAGCGAGAACGTTTGCCGTTGTAAATATCGACCTCGATGGGTTTAAAGCGATCAATGACACTTATGGTCATGCAGCTGGCGATCAGGTATTGATCGAGTGTGCAAACCGAATTAGGAGTGAACTACGAGTTTCAGATATCGTCGCAAGGATAGGCGGTGATGAGTTCTTAGTTTTATTGCCACGCATCATTGATGATCAGCACGTATCGTCGATCGTGACTAAACTACGAAAGGCGATGTGCGCGGCACCAGTTGTTTACGAGGCGCACTCTATTTATCTTCGAATTAGTGTTGGTTGGGTTATTCATAATAACAACTACAATGATGTCGATGCGCTCTTGAAAGCGGCTGATGAAAAAATGTACGAACAGAAGCGTCAAGTTATCTAG
- a CDS encoding DUF3541 domain-containing protein yields MKLKTITLCTLLSASITVAVHAQENALATNVSSIQSQADSLNSQEQSFKQSADLIRATYESQLYTLPAFKEGHYGLRMYRQTLDDKYSAAVWSDMARVASKLNTLSNDVQTMEQIVLYSEKRVASYVGDSDERSVRRYNITKHMPEYLYLGVDLLGSMARANEYGLEHKNDAKLREIIRRYDFSRYVTNEDMVKAWAAQLANQVYWLRQLGEQDVVDEFVDTFKKAYPDDKDKKLSSQQYGNKIYGMTHVIFGDSEYYQHQVSEQDHQWIYDYFRENIDTILLRAKEDVIAEVGLTFLLAGLEDDPVVEKTRLAIQSSIDKKRGMIPSITGDFDLEYGEHRNVLAIMLLDWQQVNEAPTFKGNPKIFKTIPYGLVENK; encoded by the coding sequence ATGAAGCTAAAAACGATTACACTGTGCACATTACTATCGGCCTCAATTACGGTCGCTGTTCACGCACAAGAGAACGCTCTGGCGACAAATGTATCGAGTATTCAATCCCAAGCCGATTCGCTCAATTCTCAAGAACAATCTTTCAAGCAATCTGCTGACCTCATTCGCGCTACCTACGAAAGCCAACTTTACACCCTGCCTGCATTCAAAGAGGGTCACTACGGACTACGCATGTATCGCCAGACATTAGATGATAAGTATTCTGCTGCGGTATGGAGTGACATGGCACGAGTGGCAAGCAAGCTCAACACCCTGTCGAATGACGTTCAAACCATGGAACAAATCGTGCTCTACTCAGAAAAGCGCGTTGCATCTTATGTTGGCGATAGCGATGAACGCAGTGTTCGACGCTACAACATCACCAAGCACATGCCAGAATACCTTTACCTAGGCGTTGACCTTCTTGGTTCTATGGCTCGTGCCAATGAATACGGTTTAGAACACAAGAACGATGCCAAACTACGTGAAATCATTCGTCGCTATGACTTCTCACGATACGTTACCAATGAAGACATGGTGAAAGCGTGGGCAGCTCAATTAGCCAATCAAGTCTACTGGCTACGCCAGCTAGGTGAACAAGATGTGGTTGATGAGTTCGTCGACACCTTCAAAAAAGCGTACCCAGACGATAAAGACAAGAAGCTCTCTAGCCAACAATACGGCAATAAGATCTATGGTATGACACACGTGATCTTTGGTGATTCGGAATATTATCAACACCAAGTAAGCGAACAAGATCATCAATGGATCTACGATTACTTCAGAGAAAACATCGATACAATATTGCTTCGTGCGAAAGAAGATGTCATTGCCGAGGTTGGCTTAACTTTCCTGTTGGCAGGCCTTGAAGATGATCCAGTTGTAGAGAAGACTCGACTTGCTATCCAATCCTCGATTGATAAGAAGCGCGGTATGATCCCTTCAATCACCGGTGATTTTGACCTTGAATACGGAGAGCACCGTAACGTATTGGCAATCATGTTGCTTGACTGGCAACAAGTGAATGAAGCACCAACCTTCAAAGGGAACCCAAAGATATTTAAAACGATTCCTTACGGGCTCGTTGAGAATAAATAG
- a CDS encoding class I SAM-dependent methyltransferase has translation MHWRDRFKVYWYHRKQTKRWKGDKAKSLGWTNEESQLCRFEVIARSADFENKSVLDLGCGYGELFELLDSIYRIQSYTGVDQHAGFLKKAKQKYTEARCQFIAGDMSKMPLETHDVVIASGSLNYISRDSDYLTNMITRMFDLANQTVIFNLLDSSQYPSRNTLMSYHPQGVYRFCKTLCDDVSLIEGYTEGDFTIVMNKAV, from the coding sequence ATGCATTGGCGTGATCGTTTTAAGGTGTATTGGTATCACCGAAAGCAAACCAAGCGTTGGAAAGGGGATAAGGCAAAGTCTTTAGGTTGGACCAATGAAGAGAGTCAGTTGTGTCGCTTCGAAGTGATTGCTCGTTCGGCTGATTTCGAAAATAAGAGTGTTTTGGACTTAGGGTGTGGCTATGGGGAATTGTTCGAGCTGCTCGACAGCATCTACCGCATTCAATCTTACACCGGTGTTGACCAACACGCAGGCTTCCTCAAAAAGGCCAAGCAAAAGTACACAGAAGCTCGCTGCCAATTTATTGCGGGTGATATGAGCAAGATGCCTCTTGAAACCCATGACGTGGTTATTGCTAGCGGCTCATTGAATTACATTTCTCGAGATTCTGATTACCTGACGAATATGATTACTCGGATGTTTGACCTAGCGAATCAAACCGTCATATTTAATCTTCTCGACTCTAGCCAGTACCCTTCGCGCAATACCTTGATGAGCTATCATCCTCAAGGTGTTTATCGCTTTTGTAAAACGCTGTGTGACGATGTCTCTTTGATTGAGGGTTACACCGAAGGTGATTTCACTATAGTGATGAACAAGGCTGTCTGA